A stretch of Pseudomonas sp. CCC3.1 DNA encodes these proteins:
- a CDS encoding outer membrane protein OmpK, whose amino-acid sequence MKRILTGLMLAGSLLGGSTAAAEDLLQWQTNSLTYLYGKDFQVNPKIQQTLTFEHADSWKYGDNFFFLDRIFYNGKEDGSLGPNTYYGEFTPRLSFGKIFDQKFEFGPIKDVLLALTYEFGEGDSDSYLIGPGFDLNVPGFDFFQLNFYKRYPEGNRAGRGVWQITPVWSYTLPMGKSDVVIDGYMDWVVDNDQNARGTYHANLHFNPQIKYDLGKALNWGAKQLYVGIEYDYWKNKYGIEDSGSFKTTQDTASLLVKYHF is encoded by the coding sequence ATGAAGCGCATTCTTACCGGCCTGATGCTTGCGGGGAGCTTGCTGGGCGGGTCAACGGCAGCCGCCGAAGACTTGCTGCAATGGCAAACCAACAGCCTGACGTACTTGTATGGCAAGGACTTCCAGGTGAATCCAAAGATTCAACAGACCCTGACCTTCGAGCACGCTGACAGCTGGAAATACGGTGATAACTTCTTCTTCCTCGACCGTATTTTTTACAACGGCAAAGAAGACGGAAGCCTCGGCCCTAATACCTACTACGGCGAGTTCACCCCGCGCTTATCGTTCGGCAAAATCTTCGACCAGAAGTTTGAGTTTGGCCCGATCAAAGACGTATTGCTGGCCCTGACTTACGAGTTTGGTGAAGGCGACTCTGATTCTTACTTGATCGGCCCGGGTTTCGACCTGAATGTTCCAGGCTTCGACTTCTTCCAATTGAACTTCTACAAGCGTTACCCAGAAGGCAATCGTGCGGGCCGTGGCGTTTGGCAGATTACCCCGGTGTGGTCGTACACCCTGCCGATGGGTAAATCCGACGTGGTCATCGACGGCTACATGGACTGGGTGGTCGACAACGACCAAAACGCCCGCGGCACGTATCACGCCAACCTGCACTTCAACCCACAGATCAAATATGACTTGGGCAAGGCACTGAACTGGGGCGCCAAGCAGTTGTATGTCGGTATCGAATACGACTACTGGAAAAACAAATACGGCATCGAAGACAGCGGTTCTTTCAAAACCACTCAGGACACCGCAAGCCTGTTGGTCAAGTACCACTTCTGA
- a CDS encoding outer membrane protein OmpK, which translates to MHCKHWGVTLAGGFLAASQAMAGDLFLWQTNSLTYLYGKNFAINPSIQQTVTFEHADKWKYGDNFLFVDRIFYNGKEDPNKGPHTYYGEFSPRLSFGKIFNQKLEYGPIKDVLLAMTYEYGEGDSEAYLIGPGFDLAVPGFNYFTLNFYRRHTEGPRPGTGVWQITPSFSYTLPMGRSNVLIDGYMDWVVDNDQNSHGTYHANLHFNPQIKYDLGKALNLGDKQLYVGIEYSYWKDKYGIDSSSRLDTHQNTASALIKVHF; encoded by the coding sequence ATGCACTGCAAACACTGGGGCGTCACGCTCGCGGGTGGGTTTTTGGCTGCCAGTCAGGCCATGGCCGGTGATCTGTTTTTGTGGCAAACCAATAGCCTCACCTACTTGTACGGCAAGAACTTCGCGATCAATCCGTCGATCCAGCAAACCGTCACCTTTGAACATGCCGACAAATGGAAATACGGCGACAACTTTCTGTTTGTCGACCGCATTTTCTACAACGGCAAAGAGGACCCCAACAAAGGGCCGCACACGTACTACGGCGAGTTCAGCCCGCGCTTGTCGTTCGGCAAGATCTTCAATCAAAAGCTTGAGTACGGCCCGATCAAGGACGTGCTGCTGGCGATGACCTACGAGTACGGCGAAGGCGACAGCGAGGCGTATCTGATCGGCCCGGGCTTTGATCTGGCGGTACCTGGCTTTAATTACTTCACCCTCAATTTCTATCGCCGCCACACCGAAGGGCCGCGCCCTGGCACGGGCGTATGGCAGATAACCCCGTCGTTCTCCTACACCCTTCCCATGGGCCGCTCCAACGTGCTGATCGATGGCTATATGGATTGGGTGGTCGACAACGACCAGAACTCACACGGCACCTATCACGCCAACCTGCACTTCAATCCACAGATCAAATATGACCTGGGCAAAGCCCTGAATCTGGGTGATAAACAGCTCTATGTCGGCATTGAATACAGCTATTGGAAAGACAAATACGGCATCGACAGCAGCAGCCGTTTAGACACCCACCAAAACACCGCCAGCGCCTTGATCAAAGTCCACTTTTAA
- a CDS encoding nucleobase:cation symporter-2 family protein has product MSDLTEPRIPAVTAPPPIQRLPLMQLILVGLQHVLLMYGGAVAVPLIIGQAAGLSREEIAFLINADLLVAGIATIVQSMGIGPMGIRMPVMMGASFAAVGSMVAMAGMPGIGMTGIFGATIAAGFFGMIIAPFMSKVVRFFPPLVTGTVITSIGLSLFPVAVNWAGGGSAAEQFGSPIYLFIAALVLATILLINRFMRGFWVNISVLIGMALGYVLSGAIGMVNLQGIGLAPWFQIVTPLHFGMPEFHLAPILSMCLVVVIIFVESTGMFLALGKITGQEVTPRMLRRGLLCDAGASFVAGFFNTFTHSSFAQNIGLVQMTGVRCRSVTIMAGAFLITLSLLPKAAYLVASIPPAVLGGAAIAMFGMVAATGIKILQEADIADRRNQLLVAVSIGMGLIPVVRPEFFAHLPLWMGPITHSGIAMAAVSAVSLNLLFNVLGGAERAAMSGHVHQH; this is encoded by the coding sequence ATGTCCGATTTAACCGAACCGCGCATACCCGCCGTGACCGCACCACCGCCCATCCAGCGGCTGCCGTTGATGCAATTGATTCTGGTTGGTTTACAGCATGTCTTGCTGATGTACGGCGGCGCTGTTGCCGTACCGCTGATCATTGGACAAGCCGCCGGTCTGAGTCGTGAGGAGATCGCGTTTCTGATCAACGCCGACCTGTTGGTGGCGGGGATCGCAACCATCGTCCAATCCATGGGTATCGGTCCCATGGGCATTCGCATGCCGGTCATGATGGGTGCCAGTTTTGCCGCCGTGGGCAGCATGGTGGCGATGGCTGGCATGCCCGGCATCGGCATGACCGGCATTTTCGGCGCCACCATTGCCGCCGGTTTCTTCGGGATGATCATCGCGCCCTTCATGTCCAAGGTCGTGCGCTTTTTCCCGCCTCTGGTCACCGGCACGGTGATTACCTCCATCGGCCTGTCGCTGTTTCCAGTCGCGGTGAACTGGGCAGGCGGCGGTAGCGCAGCTGAGCAGTTTGGCTCACCGATTTACCTGTTTATTGCGGCCTTGGTGCTGGCCACCATTTTGCTGATCAATCGCTTCATGCGCGGTTTCTGGGTCAACATTTCCGTGCTGATCGGCATGGCGCTCGGTTATGTCTTGTCTGGCGCCATTGGCATGGTCAACCTTCAGGGCATTGGCCTGGCGCCGTGGTTTCAGATCGTCACACCGCTGCACTTCGGCATGCCTGAATTTCACCTCGCGCCCATCCTCTCGATGTGCCTGGTGGTGGTGATCATTTTTGTCGAGTCCACCGGGATGTTCCTGGCGCTGGGCAAAATCACCGGCCAGGAAGTCACCCCGCGCATGCTGCGTCGCGGCTTGCTGTGCGATGCCGGGGCGTCGTTTGTGGCGGGTTTTTTCAACACCTTCACCCACTCCTCATTTGCTCAGAACATCGGCCTGGTGCAAATGACCGGCGTGCGTTGCCGTTCCGTGACCATCATGGCCGGAGCCTTCCTGATCACGCTCAGCCTGCTGCCTAAAGCGGCGTACTTGGTGGCTTCGATTCCGCCCGCCGTACTGGGTGGTGCGGCGATTGCCATGTTCGGCATGGTCGCGGCCACGGGGATCAAAATCCTCCAGGAGGCCGACATTGCCGACCGCCGCAACCAACTGCTGGTGGCCGTGAGCATCGGCATGGGCCTGATCCCGGTGGTGCGCCCAGAGTTCTTCGCACACCTGCCCTTGTGGATGGGCCCGATCACCCACAGCGGGATTGCCATGGCAGCCGTCAGCGCCGTGTCACTGAACCTGCTGTTCAACGTACTGGGTGGCGCCGAGCGCGCCGCTATGAGCGGTCACGTGCATCAGCACTGA
- a CDS encoding urate hydroxylase PuuD, which produces MEAHLMEWLNLSVRWIHMITGVAWIGASFYFVWLENNLNRANPKDGLAGDLWAIHGGGIYHLEKYKLAPPTMPDNLHWFKWEAYFTWMSGIALLCLVFYFNPALYLIAPGSTLSGPEAVAIGIGSLIAGWFVYDFLCDSALGKRPALLGFILFVLLVAAAFGLSKVFSGRGAYLHVGAIIGTIMVGNVFRIIMPAQRALVAAIKEGRSPDPALPAKGLLRSRHNNYFTLPVLFIMISNHFPSTYGSQYNWLILAGIAVLAVLVRHYFNTRHDSHKYAWTLPVAALGMVCLAYVTGPKPVSTAPETAKVIKYQPLPETALGGVKAADAPAPAPAPAPATPVASVDFEKVHVVIQERCTVCHSATPSSPLFSAAPAGVMFDTEQQIQLMAPRIQAQAVASQIMPLGNITQMTQQERDLIGAWINAGAQTN; this is translated from the coding sequence GTGGAAGCACATCTGATGGAATGGCTGAATCTGAGCGTGCGCTGGATTCATATGATTACCGGTGTGGCCTGGATTGGCGCGTCGTTTTATTTTGTCTGGCTTGAGAACAACCTCAATCGGGCCAACCCCAAAGACGGTTTGGCCGGCGATTTATGGGCCATTCACGGGGGAGGTATTTACCACCTCGAAAAATACAAGCTGGCCCCACCGACCATGCCGGACAACCTGCACTGGTTCAAATGGGAAGCCTATTTCACCTGGATGTCAGGCATCGCCCTGCTGTGCCTGGTGTTTTACTTCAACCCGGCGCTGTATCTGATTGCTCCAGGCTCTACCCTGAGCGGCCCTGAAGCCGTCGCCATCGGCATTGGTTCGTTGATTGCCGGCTGGTTTGTTTACGACTTTCTGTGCGACTCCGCCTTGGGCAAACGCCCGGCGCTGCTCGGTTTCATCCTGTTTGTGCTGCTGGTCGCCGCCGCCTTCGGCCTGAGCAAAGTGTTCAGTGGCCGCGGTGCGTATCTGCATGTCGGGGCCATTATCGGCACCATCATGGTCGGTAACGTATTCCGTATCATCATGCCCGCCCAGCGCGCATTGGTGGCCGCCATCAAAGAAGGCCGCTCGCCCGATCCGGCATTGCCAGCCAAAGGCCTGCTGCGCTCGCGTCACAACAACTACTTCACCTTGCCCGTGCTGTTCATCATGATCAGCAACCACTTCCCGAGCACCTACGGCAGCCAATACAACTGGCTGATCCTGGCCGGAATTGCGGTGCTGGCGGTCTTGGTTCGCCACTACTTCAACACCCGCCATGACAGCCATAAATATGCCTGGACCCTACCGGTCGCGGCATTGGGCATGGTCTGTCTGGCGTATGTCACCGGACCAAAACCCGTGTCCACGGCACCTGAAACGGCCAAGGTCATCAAGTACCAACCGCTTCCGGAAACCGCACTGGGCGGTGTGAAGGCCGCCGATGCCCCAGCTCCGGCTCCGGCTCCGGCTCCAGCAACGCCTGTGGCCAGTGTTGATTTCGAAAAAGTCCATGTCGTGATCCAGGAACGCTGCACCGTCTGCCATTCCGCTACACCGAGCAGCCCGCTGTTCAGCGCGGCCCCGGCCGGCGTGATGTTCGACACCGAGCAGCAAATCCAGCTGATGGCCCCGCGGATTCAGGCCCAGGCCGTCGCCAGCCAGATCATGCCGCTGGGCAATATCACCCAAATGACCCAACAAGAACGCGACCTGATTGGCGCATGGATCAACGCAGGAGCCCAAACCAACTGA
- a CDS encoding ureidoglycolate lyase, translating into MRTLQIEPLTKEAFAPFGDVIETDGSDHFMINNGSTMRFHRLAEVETATPEDKAIISIFRADAQDMPLTVCMLERHPLGSQAFIPLLGNPFLIVVAPVGDEPVSGLVRAFVSNGRQGINYHRGVWHHPVLTIEKRDDFLVVDRSGAGNNCDEHFFKEDEQLILGSVDVSLRAASLGQI; encoded by the coding sequence ATGCGCACATTGCAGATTGAACCGCTGACCAAAGAAGCCTTCGCCCCGTTCGGTGACGTGATTGAAACCGATGGCAGCGACCACTTCATGATCAATAACGGTTCAACCATGCGTTTTCATCGTCTGGCCGAGGTCGAAACGGCGACGCCAGAAGACAAAGCGATCATCAGCATTTTCCGCGCCGATGCGCAGGACATGCCCTTGACCGTGTGCATGCTGGAGCGCCATCCGCTGGGCAGCCAGGCTTTTATCCCGCTGCTCGGCAACCCCTTTCTGATCGTGGTCGCGCCCGTTGGCGATGAACCTGTATCAGGCTTGGTCCGCGCCTTTGTCAGTAATGGCAGGCAGGGCATTAATTACCATCGCGGCGTCTGGCACCACCCGGTGCTGACGATCGAAAAGCGGGATGACTTCCTGGTGGTTGATCGCAGTGGTGCAGGCAATAACTGCGATGAGCATTTCTTTAAAGAGGATGAGCAATTGATCCTAGGGTCTGTTGACGTTTCATTGCGAGCCGCGTCGCTGGGTCAAATTTAG
- the alc gene encoding allantoicase has protein sequence MKAYAVPFEKFVNLADARLGTKIISVTDDWFADANRLFQPTPAVWKEGVFDDNGKWMDGWESRRKRFEGYDSAVIRLGVPGSIKGVDIDTSFFTGNFPPSASLEACFLAEGEPNEKTQWVEVLSAVELQGNSHHYHEISNDQAFSHLRFNIYPDGGVARLRVYGVPFRDWSAVGDNEQVDLAAALNGGRALACSDEHFGRMSNILNPGRGINMGDGWETARRRTPGNDWVIVALGHAGEIEQIIVDTLHFKGNYPDSCSIQGAFVKGGTDSQIETQSLFWRELLPSQKLEMHAEHSFSEQIKALGPITHIRLNLFPDGGVSRLRVLGKVAK, from the coding sequence ATGAAAGCTTACGCCGTACCTTTCGAGAAGTTCGTCAACTTGGCCGACGCCCGTCTTGGCACCAAAATTATTTCGGTGACCGATGACTGGTTCGCAGACGCCAACCGCCTGTTCCAGCCGACCCCGGCCGTATGGAAGGAGGGCGTTTTCGATGACAACGGCAAGTGGATGGACGGCTGGGAGTCGCGCCGCAAGCGCTTTGAAGGCTATGACAGTGCTGTCATCCGCCTCGGCGTTCCGGGCTCAATCAAGGGCGTCGACATCGACACTTCATTCTTCACCGGCAACTTTCCGCCGTCTGCCTCGCTTGAAGCCTGCTTTTTGGCTGAAGGTGAACCCAACGAGAAAACTCAGTGGGTTGAGGTGCTGTCCGCCGTCGAGTTGCAAGGTAACAGCCATCACTACCACGAGATCAGCAATGATCAGGCGTTCAGCCACCTGCGTTTCAACATCTACCCGGACGGCGGCGTAGCACGTCTGCGCGTGTACGGCGTGCCGTTCCGTGACTGGTCGGCCGTGGGCGACAACGAACAGGTCGATCTGGCAGCCGCTCTGAATGGTGGCCGTGCCCTCGCCTGCTCCGACGAACACTTCGGGCGCATGAGCAACATCCTCAACCCGGGCCGTGGCATCAACATGGGCGATGGCTGGGAAACAGCACGTCGTCGTACACCCGGCAACGATTGGGTCATCGTCGCGCTGGGGCATGCTGGCGAGATTGAACAGATCATCGTCGACACCCTGCACTTCAAGGGCAACTACCCGGACAGCTGCTCGATTCAAGGCGCGTTCGTCAAAGGCGGCACCGACAGCCAGATCGAAACCCAGAGCCTGTTCTGGCGTGAATTGCTGCCGAGCCAAAAACTTGAAATGCACGCCGAGCACAGCTTCAGCGAGCAGATCAAAGCCCTTGGCCCGATCACCCACATTCGTCTCAACCTGTTCCCGGACGGCGGTGTAAGCCGCCTGCGTGTACTGGGCAAGGTCGCTAAATAA
- the uraD gene encoding 2-oxo-4-hydroxy-4-carboxy-5-ureidoimidazoline decarboxylase, protein MSAFKTLKPSAMSREAFVEAFADIYEHSPWVAEKAYDLGLDASVDQIETLHQRMSDILLSADHNSQLGLINAHPDLAGKAAVQGHLTEASTHEQAGAGIHHCTEEEFQRFTELNEAYKATFKFPFIMAVKGSDRHQILAAFETRIHNPADVEFKCALAEINKIALFRLLQL, encoded by the coding sequence ATGAGCGCCTTCAAGACCCTCAAGCCTTCAGCCATGAGCCGTGAAGCGTTTGTCGAAGCTTTTGCCGATATTTACGAACACTCGCCCTGGGTCGCCGAAAAGGCTTACGACCTGGGCCTGGATGCCAGCGTCGATCAGATCGAAACCTTGCACCAGCGCATGAGTGACATTTTATTGAGCGCCGATCACAACAGCCAACTGGGGCTGATCAACGCTCACCCGGACCTGGCGGGCAAAGCTGCCGTACAGGGCCACCTGACCGAAGCCAGCACCCATGAACAAGCTGGCGCCGGTATTCACCACTGCACGGAAGAAGAGTTTCAGCGCTTCACCGAGCTGAATGAGGCCTACAAAGCCACGTTCAAGTTTCCCTTCATCATGGCGGTAAAAGGCAGCGACCGGCACCAGATCCTTGCCGCGTTCGAGACTCGTATCCACAACCCGGCAGACGTCGAGTTCAAATGCGCGTTGGCAGAAATCAACAAAATAGCCCTGTTCCGATTACTCCAGCTCTAA
- the puuE gene encoding allantoinase PuuE — protein sequence MSADYPRDLIGYGPNPPHPHWPDNARIALSFVLNYEEGGERNILHGDKESESFLSEMVSAQPLQGERNMSMESLYEYGSRAGVWRVLKLFQEFDIPLTVFAVAMAAQRHPDVIRAMVAAGHEICSHGYRWIDYQYMDEALEREHMLEAIRILTDISGERPLGWYTGRTGPNTRRLVMEEGGFLYDSDTYDDDLPYWEPNNPTGKPHLVIPYTLDTNDMRFSQVQGFNTGEQFFQYLKDAFDVLYAEGAESPKMLSIGLHCRLIGRPARLAALKRFIEYAKGHEQVWFTRRVDIARHWHATHPFVAETDQ from the coding sequence GTGAGCGCTGACTACCCACGCGACCTGATTGGTTACGGTCCCAACCCTCCTCATCCGCATTGGCCGGACAACGCCCGCATCGCTCTGTCTTTCGTACTCAATTACGAAGAAGGCGGTGAGCGCAACATCCTCCATGGCGACAAAGAATCTGAATCCTTCCTGTCGGAAATGGTGTCGGCGCAGCCGCTGCAAGGTGAGCGCAACATGAGCATGGAGTCTCTCTATGAATACGGTAGCCGCGCTGGCGTGTGGCGCGTGCTCAAGTTGTTCCAGGAATTCGACATCCCGCTCACGGTGTTTGCCGTGGCCATGGCTGCGCAACGCCATCCCGATGTGATCCGCGCCATGGTCGCCGCCGGGCATGAGATTTGCAGCCACGGCTATCGCTGGATTGACTACCAGTACATGGACGAGGCGCTGGAGCGTGAGCACATGCTCGAAGCCATCCGCATCCTCACCGACATCAGCGGCGAACGGCCGCTGGGCTGGTACACCGGCCGCACCGGCCCCAATACCCGGCGGCTGGTGATGGAAGAAGGCGGCTTTTTGTATGACAGCGACACCTATGACGACGACCTGCCCTACTGGGAACCGAATAACCCGACAGGCAAGCCGCATCTGGTGATTCCTTACACCCTGGACACCAATGACATGCGCTTCAGCCAAGTGCAGGGTTTTAACACCGGCGAGCAGTTTTTCCAGTACCTCAAGGACGCTTTCGATGTGCTGTACGCCGAAGGCGCAGAGTCGCCGAAAATGCTATCCATCGGCCTGCATTGCCGCCTCATTGGCCGCCCTGCGCGTCTCGCCGCCCTCAAGCGCTTCATTGAATACGCCAAGGGTCACGAGCAGGTGTGGTTCACCCGCCGCGTGGACATCGCCCGTCACTGGCACGCCACCCACCCTTTTGTTGCAGAGACCGACCAATGA
- the uraH gene encoding hydroxyisourate hydrolase — MGRLTTHVLDAAHGCPGSSIKVELYRVEGSQLTLVGSALTNSDGRCDAPLLQGDDYRSGVYQLQFEAGDYYRARGVKLPEPAFLDVVVLRFGISAEQDHYHVPLLISPYSYSTYRGS; from the coding sequence ATGGGACGTTTGACTACGCACGTTTTAGATGCCGCACACGGCTGCCCTGGAAGCTCGATCAAGGTCGAGTTGTATCGGGTAGAGGGTTCACAACTGACGCTGGTAGGGAGTGCGTTGACTAACAGCGATGGTCGCTGCGACGCGCCGCTGTTGCAGGGTGATGACTACCGTTCCGGGGTTTACCAGTTGCAATTCGAGGCGGGTGATTACTATCGCGCGCGGGGTGTGAAGCTGCCGGAGCCGGCGTTTCTGGACGTGGTGGTGCTGCGTTTCGGGATCAGTGCCGAGCAGGATCACTACCATGTGCCGCTGCTGATCTCGCCGTACAGCTATTCGACGTATCGTGGAAGTTAG
- a CDS encoding LysE family translocator: MSLETWLLFSSAALVVILIPGPLSLLMISNSLNYGLRRSYPAFLGGVIASICLLSASALGLGALLLASEQLFSALKIVGALYLFYLAWQSWKQSRQPATAAKVPEAAPKPRFSALFGRAFVLGASNPKDILFFAAFLPQFLNPDQPFLGQLLVMIATWTVLDLLCKLAYGLGAHGAANYLRSGKGQSWFNRISAGLFGVAGTASLLSR; this comes from the coding sequence ATGAGTCTCGAAACCTGGCTGCTGTTCAGCAGCGCGGCATTGGTAGTGATCCTGATACCCGGACCACTGTCGTTATTGATGATCAGCAACAGCCTGAACTACGGCCTGCGCCGTTCTTACCCGGCTTTTTTGGGCGGTGTCATTGCCTCGATTTGCTTGCTCAGCGCCTCCGCACTGGGCTTGGGCGCGTTGCTGCTGGCATCGGAGCAGTTGTTCAGCGCCCTGAAAATCGTCGGTGCGCTGTACCTGTTCTACCTGGCGTGGCAAAGCTGGAAGCAATCGCGCCAGCCGGCAACGGCAGCAAAAGTGCCCGAAGCCGCACCAAAACCGCGCTTCAGCGCCCTGTTTGGGCGCGCTTTTGTGCTCGGCGCCAGCAACCCGAAAGACATTTTGTTCTTCGCCGCGTTCTTGCCGCAGTTTCTTAACCCCGACCAACCCTTCCTGGGGCAACTGCTGGTGATGATCGCCACCTGGACCGTGCTCGACCTGCTGTGCAAGCTGGCCTACGGTCTTGGCGCGCACGGCGCAGCGAATTACCTGCGCAGTGGCAAGGGCCAGAGCTGGTTCAACCGAATCAGCGCCGGTCTGTTTGGCGTGGCAGGCACCGCCTCGTTGTTGAGCCGCTAA
- a CDS encoding MarR family winged helix-turn-helix transcriptional regulator, translating to MLDLKNPTTQRAAMQAFFFGYQAFTAKADEMLARRGLSRVHQRIVFFIAHYPGVSVTELLTLLGVSKQALNTPLRQLIEMNLVLSVAPETDKRKRLLELTADGVRFEASLRREQVKLLQRVFAQAGEEAVNGWLAINQALGQSR from the coding sequence ATGCTTGACCTTAAAAATCCAACCACCCAGCGCGCCGCCATGCAGGCCTTCTTCTTTGGCTACCAAGCGTTTACCGCCAAAGCAGATGAGATGCTGGCCCGCCGCGGTCTGAGCCGGGTGCATCAGCGCATCGTTTTTTTTATCGCCCACTACCCCGGAGTCAGCGTGACAGAATTGCTGACGCTGCTCGGCGTGAGCAAGCAGGCGCTCAACACGCCGTTGCGCCAATTGATCGAAATGAACCTGGTGCTCAGCGTGGCGCCCGAAACCGATAAACGTAAACGCCTGCTGGAGTTAACTGCCGACGGCGTTCGTTTTGAAGCCAGCCTGCGCCGCGAGCAGGTCAAGCTGTTGCAACGGGTGTTCGCTCAAGCAGGCGAAGAAGCCGTCAACGGCTGGCTGGCGATTAATCAGGCGCTAGGGCAAAGCCGCTGA
- a CDS encoding PLP-dependent aminotransferase family protein, translating into MAFSERVSRLKSSLIREILAAAQRPEVMSFAGGLPAEAMLPKVDWTDMPVSMGQYGMSEGEPALREVLAAEARALGVNCDASQVMVLSGSQQALDLAAKLYIDKGTEIMLEAPTYLAALQIFQLFGAQCLTFPLQADGPDLAALRVQLEKHRPAFIYLIPTFQNPSGVRYSETKRDAVAALLDEFGVTLIEDEPYRELNFDGASATPIVSSLKKASWIYTGTVSKTLLPGLRVGFLIASPDLFPHLLRLKQSADLHTNRVGQWQALQWIGTEKMSRHLAELRDFYRARRDGFQLALEEHFSDLADWNVPQGGLFFWLTLKQPLDTRTLLKPALAQNVAFMPGEPFFANPDQNLGSLRLNFSHIDPERLHEGLKRLATVIRQAQAAQAA; encoded by the coding sequence ATGGCCTTCTCCGAACGTGTTTCCCGCCTTAAAAGTTCTTTGATTCGTGAAATTCTGGCAGCGGCCCAGCGTCCGGAAGTCATGTCTTTTGCAGGCGGTCTACCGGCTGAAGCCATGCTGCCCAAAGTCGACTGGACCGACATGCCGGTCTCGATGGGCCAATACGGCATGAGCGAAGGCGAGCCGGCCCTGCGTGAAGTACTGGCCGCAGAGGCCCGTGCGCTGGGTGTGAACTGCGACGCGAGCCAGGTAATGGTGCTCAGCGGTTCGCAGCAGGCGCTCGACCTGGCGGCCAAGCTGTACATCGACAAAGGCACAGAAATCATGCTCGAAGCGCCGACCTACCTGGCGGCGTTGCAGATTTTCCAGCTGTTTGGCGCGCAGTGCCTGACCTTCCCGTTGCAGGCTGATGGCCCGGATTTGGCCGCGCTGCGCGTACAGCTGGAAAAGCACCGTCCGGCATTTATCTACCTGATCCCTACGTTCCAGAACCCGTCTGGCGTGCGTTACAGCGAAACCAAGCGGGATGCTGTGGCCGCGTTGCTGGACGAGTTCGGCGTGACCCTGATTGAAGACGAGCCGTACCGCGAACTGAACTTCGATGGCGCCAGCGCGACGCCGATCGTCAGCAGCCTGAAAAAAGCCAGTTGGATTTACACCGGCACCGTGTCCAAGACCCTGTTGCCGGGCCTGCGTGTTGGCTTTCTGATTGCCAGCCCGGACTTGTTCCCGCACTTGTTGCGTCTAAAGCAATCGGCAGACTTGCACACCAATCGCGTGGGGCAGTGGCAGGCGTTGCAGTGGATTGGCACTGAAAAAATGTCCCGCCACCTGGCCGAGTTGCGTGATTTCTACCGTGCGCGCCGGGATGGTTTCCAGTTGGCGCTGGAAGAGCACTTTTCTGACTTGGCTGACTGGAACGTCCCGCAGGGCGGGCTGTTTTTCTGGCTGACACTTAAACAGCCGCTGGATACCCGTACCTTGCTCAAGCCTGCGCTGGCGCAAAACGTCGCGTTCATGCCGGGCGAACCGTTCTTCGCCAACCCGGACCAGAACCTGGGTAGTCTGCGTCTGAACTTCAGCCACATCGATCCAGAGCGTCTGCATGAAGGTCTGAAACGTCTGGCTACTGTTATTCGTCAAGCACAAGCCGCACAGGCTGCTTAA
- a CDS encoding glutathione S-transferase family protein, with protein sequence MLKVYGDYNSGNCYKIKLMLHLLGLEYQWQSVDILKGETETPEFLAKNPNGKVPVLELEDGTCLWESNAILNYLADSSEYLPTEPRLRTQVLQWQFFEQYSHEPYIAVARFIQFYLGLPEERLEEYRKLQKRGYKALDVMEQQLLRTPYLVGEHFSIADVTLYAYTHVAHQGGFDLSGYPGIQAWLERVASRPRYVGMLSLT encoded by the coding sequence ATGCTCAAGGTTTACGGCGATTACAACTCGGGAAATTGCTACAAAATCAAGCTGATGCTGCATTTGCTCGGGCTTGAGTATCAGTGGCAGTCGGTGGACATTTTGAAGGGTGAGACCGAAACCCCGGAATTCCTCGCGAAAAATCCGAACGGCAAAGTGCCGGTTCTGGAGCTGGAAGATGGCACGTGCTTGTGGGAGTCCAACGCGATTCTCAACTACCTGGCGGACAGCAGCGAATACCTGCCGACGGAGCCGCGCCTGCGCACCCAAGTGCTGCAATGGCAGTTTTTTGAGCAATACAGCCATGAGCCTTATATCGCGGTGGCGCGGTTTATCCAGTTCTATCTAGGGTTGCCTGAGGAGCGTCTTGAGGAATACCGCAAGTTGCAAAAGCGTGGTTACAAGGCGCTGGACGTGATGGAGCAGCAGCTTCTGCGAACCCCGTATTTGGTGGGTGAGCACTTCTCGATTGCCGATGTGACGCTGTATGCCTACACCCACGTGGCGCATCAAGGCGGTTTTGATCTGAGTGGTTATCCGGGGATTCAGGCTTGGCTGGAACGGGTGGCGAGCCGTCCGCGGTATGTCGGGATGCTGTCGCTGACTTAG